From the genome of Acidimicrobiia bacterium, one region includes:
- the ispG gene encoding flavodoxin-dependent (E)-4-hydroxy-3-methylbut-2-enyl-diphosphate synthase, whose product MQPRRVTRQVHVGPVAVGGDAPISVQSMTTTKTADVDGTLAQIYALAGAGCDIVRCTCNEEAAAEGLAQIVPRSPVPIVADVHFQYRLALAAIEAGVQALRLNPGNIRKPDQIKAVALAAKDRGLPIRIGVNAGSLDPELAARHGGATPEALVASATRELDYFREVDFDDVKISVKASSVPVMIDAYRLLSETLDHPLHLGVTEAGPPPAGVVKSTAGIGTLLAEGIGDTIRYSLTADPVEEARAGRTLLEALGLRERQGLDLIACPSCGRAEIDVIGVAREAQQALEARNLPLQVAVMGCVVNGPGEARGADLGIAAGRGKGHLFVRGTVVRVVPEAEMVTALVEEAERIVEEGIEARLADADADAEAIAAADREQLVELRGPDVNHAQERIERIRELTD is encoded by the coding sequence GTGCAGCCGCGTCGCGTGACCCGCCAGGTGCACGTCGGGCCGGTGGCGGTCGGCGGCGACGCGCCCATCTCGGTCCAGTCGATGACGACGACGAAGACCGCCGACGTCGACGGGACGCTGGCCCAGATCTACGCCCTCGCCGGCGCCGGCTGCGACATCGTGCGCTGCACCTGCAACGAGGAGGCGGCGGCCGAGGGGCTGGCCCAGATCGTGCCCCGCTCGCCGGTGCCGATCGTCGCCGACGTCCACTTCCAGTACCGGCTGGCGCTCGCCGCCATCGAGGCCGGCGTGCAGGCGCTGCGCCTGAACCCGGGGAACATCCGCAAGCCCGACCAGATCAAGGCCGTCGCCCTCGCCGCCAAGGACCGCGGCCTGCCGATCCGGATCGGGGTGAACGCGGGGAGCCTCGACCCCGAGCTCGCCGCCCGCCACGGGGGCGCCACCCCCGAGGCGCTCGTGGCCAGCGCCACGCGCGAGCTCGACTACTTCCGCGAGGTCGACTTCGACGACGTGAAGATCTCGGTGAAGGCCTCGAGCGTCCCGGTGATGATCGACGCCTACCGCCTGCTCTCGGAGACCCTCGACCACCCGCTGCACCTCGGCGTCACCGAGGCCGGCCCGCCCCCGGCCGGGGTCGTGAAGTCCACCGCCGGGATCGGCACCCTGCTCGCCGAGGGGATCGGCGACACGATCCGCTACTCGCTCACCGCCGACCCGGTCGAGGAGGCCCGCGCCGGGCGCACCCTCCTCGAGGCCCTCGGGCTGCGCGAGCGCCAGGGCCTCGACCTCATCGCCTGCCCGTCGTGCGGCCGGGCCGAGATCGACGTGATCGGCGTGGCGAGGGAGGCCCAGCAGGCCCTCGAGGCCCGGAACCTGCCGCTGCAGGTGGCGGTGATGGGCTGCGTGGTGAACGGGCCGGGCGAGGCGCGAGGCGCCGACCTCGGGATCGCCGCCGGCCGCGGCAAGGGGCACCTGTTCGTGCGCGGCACCGTGGTGCGCGTCGTCCCCGAGGCCGAGATGGTCACCGCCCTCGTCGAGGAGGCCGAGCGCATCGTCGAGGAGGGCATCGAGGCCCGCCTCGCCGACGCCGACGCCGACGCCGAGGCGATCGCGGCCGCCGACCGCGAGCAGCTCGTCGAGCTGCGCGGCCCCGACGTGAACCACGCCCAGGAGCGCATCGAGCGGATCCGCGAGCTGACCGACTAG